One Rosa chinensis cultivar Old Blush chromosome 3, RchiOBHm-V2, whole genome shotgun sequence DNA window includes the following coding sequences:
- the LOC112195059 gene encoding F-box/kelch-repeat protein At3g06240, with protein sequence MEEANLPEEIVVLILSWLPVKSLLRFTCVSKRFHFIILSNPKFAKSQFQAARERKTLDQRLLYNTTVPPLESLDLETLPLFGDSSYLERRLLYSKIAPRLESLHLETTSFGDRSSVRKLQFPFQPPVGRLSLLGSCNGIVFLAFDERVFYIWNPSTGFFRKLPDPGSLCDQRFLFNYGVGYLSATDDYKIFIATDVYAIFSSRAQAWKKLEVYSESPPSFRGTLLNEALHWLNQENGIVAFDLAQEKFSKMTMPNFDERSLNQFGYLGVSAEGCLSFALSLWDAHDCIQVWVMKEYGVHDSWTKLYNFRFLDPPEGMWSFSRVLVLETSIVAHICTMKEVDNDCITDVKGLIKILHKEEEKCGEYVIEGFELKMIRYQESLCRIDD encoded by the coding sequence ATGGAGGAAGCAAACCTCCCCGAAGAGATTGTAGTGCTTATCCTCTCCTGGCTGCCCGTGAAATCCTTACTCCGATTCACCTGCGTTTCCAAacgctttcatttcatcattctctCTAACCCAAAATTTGCTAAATCCCAATTTCAAGCAGCTCGTGAGCGCAAAACCCTGGATCAGAGACTCCTCTACAACACAACCGTCCCTCCACTCGAATCCCTAGACTTGGAGACGCTGCCGTTATTTGGAGACTCTTCCTACCTCGAACGCAGACTCCTCTACTCCAAAATCGCCCCTCGACTCGAATCCCTACACTTGGAGACGACGTCTTTTGGAGACCGTTCCTCCGTCAGAAAGCTACAGTTTCCTTTCCAGCCACCCGTCGGTCGTCTCTCGCTACTGGGCTCCTGCAATGGTATTGTATTTCTTGCCTTTGATGAGAGAGTATTCTATATCTGGAACCCATCGACTGGATTCTTTAGGAAATTACCTGATCCAGGTTCTTTATGTGATCAAAGATTTCTGTTCAATTATGGTGTTGGCTATTTGTCGGCCACCGACGACTACAAAATTTTCATAGCCACCGATGTGTACGCCATTTTCTCGTCGAGAGCTCAAGCTTGGAAAAAACTTGAGGTCTATTCGGAATCACCGCCTTCTTTTCGGGGGACCCTTTTGAACGAGGCACTTCATTGGCTCAATCAAGAGAACGGTATCGTGGCTTTTGATTTGGCCCAGGAGAAGTTCAGTAAAATGACAATGCCTAATTTCGATGAAAGAAGTTTAAATCAGTTCGGCTATCTTGGGGTTTCTGCTGAAGGATGCCTTTCTTTTGCTCTCTCTCTGTGGGATGCTCATGACTGTATTCAAGTGTGGGTCATGAAAGAATATGGTGTGCATGACTCATGGACTAAGCTCTATAACTTCAGGTTTTTGGATCCTCCAGAGGGGATGTGGTCTTTCAGTCGTGTATTGGTTTTGGAAACTAGTATTGTTGCCCACATATGCACTATGAAGGAGGTTGACAATGATTGTATTACCGACGTGAAAGGGTTGATAAAGATTCTTCACAAAGAAGAGGAGAAGTGTGGTGAGTATGTGATTGAAGGCTTTGAACTTAAAATGATTCGATATCAAGAGAGTTTATGTCGGATAGATGATTAG
- the LOC112192714 gene encoding TBC1 domain family member 8B, with the protein MMPEERFNVRHAHKPRRDAYGFALRPQYVQTYQEYAHIYKEEEDERSDKWKNFLEHIEKSSQSCSLEKAHTEELPAEATEQKAYREELQAEPTEQKAEIVSESDEEGNDKSSLKSISEGSSERDPKKEAQLPKETGKSKVQTWSFIRSSLSSIENMMSIRVRKQKNMKDEHIVVDKDHLPSIEEVPSQDAFEDGQEEDIYLDASSGATSVSNRESDGLKASGEDEVVDGGVCNSVQADQTKEDVANGIHPEPLFPWNQELESLVHGGVPRDLRGEVWQAFVGVKARRVEKYYYDLLAEETDPGESMDNDNSCGAFRKWRKQIEKDIPRTFPGHPALDENGRNSLRRLLLAYARHNPSVGYCQAMNFFAGLLLLLMPEENAFWTLVGIMDDYFDGYYTEEMIESQVDQLVFEELVREKFPKLVNHLDYLGVQVGWIIGPWFLSIFVNMIPWESVIRVWDVLLFEGNRVMLFRTALALLELYGPAIVTTKDAGDAIVLFQSLVGSTFDSSQLVLTACMGFLAITETRLKELRDKHRPTVLEVVEERARAKKWKDSKGLSAKLYSFKHDPTITEEKSTTEEESANGDVSQSKSDSCNLDEMLKGLSLSSELDSLSDPQDQVDWLKVELCRVLEEKRSSVLRSEELETALMEIVRHDNRRELSAKVEQLEHEVAELHQALEDKTEQEAAMLKVLMLVEQEQKVTEEARISAEQEAITQKHALYVLQEKYDKAMSSLTEMEKRVKVAESMLEATLQYESGQAKALSPRSLPGSTQGNPTRKIPLLSFGLGWRDRMKRSNDSKSTNEQSDPPIPQEETTPTPQEKTSPTPQEKTGEEVQEHVEGGSDTQVFD; encoded by the exons atgatgccggaagagcgCTTCAATGTCCGCCACGCTCATAAGCCCAGGAG GGACGCCTATGGGTTTGCTTTGAGACCTCAATATGTACAAACATATCAAGAATACGCTCATATCTACAAG GAGGAGGAAGATGAACGATCAGATAAATGGAAGAATTTCCTTGAACATATAGAAAAATCTTCTCAGTCGTGCTCTCTTGAGAAGGCACATACAGAGGAATTGCCAGCTGAAGCTACAGAGCAGAAGGCATATAGAGAGGAACTTCAAGCTGAACCTACTGAGCAGAAAGCAGAGATAGTTTCTGAGAGCGATGAGGAAGGGAATGACAAAAGTAGTCTGAAATCTATTTCTGAAGGTTCATCAGAAAGAGATCCCAAAAAGGAGGCTCAACTTCCAAAAGAAACAGGAAAAAGTAAGGTCCAAACATGGAGCTTCATTAGGTCATCCCTTAGTTCCATTGAAAATATGATGAGCATTCGTGTTAGGAAACAAAAGAATATGAAAGATGAGCATATAGTTGTGGATAAAGACCATCTTCCATCAATAGAAGAAGTTCCTTCACAAGATGCTTTTGAGGATGGTCAAGAGGAAGACATTTATCTTGATGCCTCCAGTGGAGCAACTTCTGTAAGTAACAGAGAATCTGACGGATTGAAAGCTTCTGGGGAAGATGAGGTTGTGGATGGTGGTGTCTGTAACAGTGTGCAAGCTGATCAGACAAAAGAAGATGTGGCTAATGGGATCCATCCAGAACCTCTCTTTCCCTGGAACCAGGAACTGGAGTCCCTTGTTCATGGAGGAGTTCCAAGAGATCTCAGGGGAGAG GTATGGCAAGCTTTTGTAGGTGTGAAGGCTCGTCGGGTGGAGAAATATTATTATGACCTCCTGGCTGAAGAAACAGATCCTGGCGAAAGCATGGATAATGATAATTCATGTGGTGCTTTCAGAAAATGGAGAAAGCAGATTGAGAAG GACATACCACGTACCTTTCCAGGACATCCTGCATTAGATGAGAACGGTCGGAATTCATTGAGGCGTTTGCTTTTGGCTTATGCTCGTCATAACCCCTCTGTTGGGTACTGCCAG GCAATGAATTTCTTTGCAGGGTTATTGCTACTTCTGATGCCTGAGGAAAATGCTTTTTG GACTTTGGTGGGTATCATGGACGACTATTTTGATGGCTACTATACTGAAGAAATGATAGAATCTCAG GTGGACCAGCTTGTTTTTGAGGAACTAGTGCGAGAAAAGTTTCCAAAATTGG TGAATCATCTGGATTACTTGGGAGTCCAGGTGGGATGGATCATTGGACCCtggtttctttccatttttgtaaaTATGATTCCTTGGGAAAGCG TTATTCGAGTTTGGGACGTGCTTCTGTTTGAAGGAAATCGTGTTATGCTATTTCGAACAGCACTTGCTTTATTGGAGTTATATG GTCCTGCTATAGTCACCACTAAAGATGCAGGGGATGCTATTGTTTTGTTTCAGTCCCTTGTTGGCTCCACATTTGATAGCAGCCAGCTAGTTTTGACTGCATGCATGGGATTTTTAGCTATAACTGAAACTAGATTGAAAGAGTTGAGAGATAAGCATCGGCCAACTGTATTAGAAGTAGTTGAGGAAAGAGCTAGGGCTAAGAAATGGAAGGATTCAAAAGGGCTATCAGCTAAGCTGTACAGTTTTAAGCATGATCCTACTATAACAGAAGAAAAAAGTACTACTGAAGAAGAAAGCGCCAATGGAGATGTATCTCAATCGAAATCTGATTCCTGTAATCTAGATGAAATGCTTAAAGGCCTGTCTCTTTCTTCAGAACTAGATTCCTTATCGGATCCTCAGGACCAG GTGGATTGGTTGAAGGTTGAGTTATGCAGGGTGCTGGAGGAGAAAAGATCTTCTGTACTCAG ATCCGAGGAGTTGGAGACGGCACTTATGGAGATTGTCAGGCATGATAATCGACGAGAATTAAGTGCAAAG GTTGAGCAGTTGGAGCATGAGGTGGCTGAGCTACACCAAGCCCTTGAGGACAAGACAGAGCAAGAAGCTGCAATGCTTAAG GTATTGATGTTGGTAGAGCAAGAACAAAAGGTAACTGAAGAAGCCAGAATAAGTGCCGAGCAAGAAGCGATAACACAGAAACATGCACTTTATGTGCTTCAG GAAAAATATGACAAAGCTATGTCTTCACTTACTGAAATGGAAAAGAGGGTAAAAGTGGCAGAATCAATGCTGGAGGCTACATTGCAATATGAATCTGGCCAAGCTAAAGCTTTATCTCCACG GTCTTTGCCAGGCTCAACGCAGGGAAATCCCACAAGGAAGATACCTCTTCTGTCATTTGGTCTTGGTTGGCGTGACAGAATGAAG AGATCCAATGACAGTAAATCAACCAATGAACAAAGTGACCCACCAATTCCACAAGAGGAAACCACTCCCACTCCACAAGAGAAAACTTCTCCCACTCCACAGGAAAAAACTGGTGAGGAAGTGCAGGAACATGTAGAGGGGGGAAGTGATACCCAAGTATTTGACTAG
- the LOC112192715 gene encoding probable serine/threonine-protein kinase PBL7 isoform X2, whose amino-acid sequence MGWIPCSGNSNSKAKKNKKKRKNSTELEERPFDQIKPTSESSKDGEHIAAQTFVFRDLAVATRNFRAECLLGEGGFGRVYKGHLESINQVVAIKQLDRNGLQGNREFLVEVLMLSLLHHPNLVNLLGYCADGDQRLLVYEYMPLGSLEDHLHDMSPGKRRLDWNTRMKIAAGSAKGLEYLHDKASPPVIYRDLKCSNILLNEGYHPKLSDFGLAKLGPVGDNTHVSTRVMGTYGYCAPEYAMTGQLTLKSDVYSFGVVLLEIITGRKAIDNSRATGEQNLVAWARPLFKDRKKFSQMADPSLQGQYPARGLYQALAVAAMCVQEQPNMRPVIADVVTALTYLAAQKYDPETQPPQSSRLAPCTPPRTKRDSERKAQWW is encoded by the exons ATGGGTTGGATTCCCTGTTCTGGTAATTCCAACAGTAAAgcaaagaagaacaagaagaaaaggaagaattCAACAGAGTTAGAGGAGAGGCCATTTGATCAGATCAAACCCACTTCAG AGTCTTCGAAAGATGGGGAACACATAGCAGCACAGACTTTTGTGTTCCGTGATTTGGCAGTTGCAACTAGAAATTTCAGAGCAGAATGTCTTTTGGGGGAGGGTGGCTTTGGTCGAGTATATAAAGGACATTTGGAAAGTATAAATCAG GTAGTAGCTATCAAACAACTTGATCGTAATGGGTTGCAAGGGAACAGGGAATTTCTTGTTGAAGTGTTGATGTTAAGTCTGCTTCACCACCCTAACCTTGTTAATCTTCTCGGTTATTGTGCTGATGGAGATCAAAGGCTCCTTGTTTATGAGTACATGCCCTTAGGATCTTTGGAGGATCATTTACATG ATATGTCGCCTGGTAAGAGAAGACTTGATTGGAATACAAGAATGAAGATAGCTGCTGGGTCTGCAAAGGGACTAGAGTATTTACATGACAAAGCAAGTCCTCCTGTGATATACAGAGATTTGAAATGCTCCAACATATTGCTTAATGAAGGGTATCATCCCAAACTGTCTGATTTTGGCTTAGCCAAACTTGGGCCTGTTGGGGACAACACCCACGTTTCTACAAGGGTTATGGGAACCTACGGATATTGTGCTCCAGAGTATGCAATGACAGGCCAATTGACTCTTAAATCAGATGTTTATAGCTTTGGGGTAGTACTTTTGGAAATCATTACTGGCAGAAAGGCAATTGACAATTCTAGAGCTACAGGAGAGCAGAACTTGGTTGCATGG GCGAGACCTTTGTTCAAGGACCGGAAAAAATTTTCACAAATGGCAGACCCATCGTTACAAGGTCAGTATCCCGCAAGAGGATTATACCAAGCTCTGGCTGTTGCGGCAATGTGTGTTCAGGAGCAGCCTAATATGCGGCCGGTTATAGCTGATGTTGTCACAGCTTTGACATACCTTGCTGCACAAAAGTATGATCCTGAAACACAGCCTCCCCAAAGCTCCCGTCTTGCCCCTTGTACTCCCCCTAGAACCAAGCGGGACAGCGAAAGGAAAGCTCAATGGTGGTAG
- the LOC112192715 gene encoding probable serine/threonine-protein kinase PBL7 isoform X1 produces MGWIPCSGNSNSKAKKNKKKRKNSTELEERPFDQIKPTSELLNSNSSLSVKESSKDGEHIAAQTFVFRDLAVATRNFRAECLLGEGGFGRVYKGHLESINQVVAIKQLDRNGLQGNREFLVEVLMLSLLHHPNLVNLLGYCADGDQRLLVYEYMPLGSLEDHLHDMSPGKRRLDWNTRMKIAAGSAKGLEYLHDKASPPVIYRDLKCSNILLNEGYHPKLSDFGLAKLGPVGDNTHVSTRVMGTYGYCAPEYAMTGQLTLKSDVYSFGVVLLEIITGRKAIDNSRATGEQNLVAWARPLFKDRKKFSQMADPSLQGQYPARGLYQALAVAAMCVQEQPNMRPVIADVVTALTYLAAQKYDPETQPPQSSRLAPCTPPRTKRDSERKAQWW; encoded by the exons ATGGGTTGGATTCCCTGTTCTGGTAATTCCAACAGTAAAgcaaagaagaacaagaagaaaaggaagaattCAACAGAGTTAGAGGAGAGGCCATTTGATCAGATCAAACCCACTTCAG AATTATTAAACTCAAACTCCTCTTTGAGTGTCAAAGAGTCTTCGAAAGATGGGGAACACATAGCAGCACAGACTTTTGTGTTCCGTGATTTGGCAGTTGCAACTAGAAATTTCAGAGCAGAATGTCTTTTGGGGGAGGGTGGCTTTGGTCGAGTATATAAAGGACATTTGGAAAGTATAAATCAG GTAGTAGCTATCAAACAACTTGATCGTAATGGGTTGCAAGGGAACAGGGAATTTCTTGTTGAAGTGTTGATGTTAAGTCTGCTTCACCACCCTAACCTTGTTAATCTTCTCGGTTATTGTGCTGATGGAGATCAAAGGCTCCTTGTTTATGAGTACATGCCCTTAGGATCTTTGGAGGATCATTTACATG ATATGTCGCCTGGTAAGAGAAGACTTGATTGGAATACAAGAATGAAGATAGCTGCTGGGTCTGCAAAGGGACTAGAGTATTTACATGACAAAGCAAGTCCTCCTGTGATATACAGAGATTTGAAATGCTCCAACATATTGCTTAATGAAGGGTATCATCCCAAACTGTCTGATTTTGGCTTAGCCAAACTTGGGCCTGTTGGGGACAACACCCACGTTTCTACAAGGGTTATGGGAACCTACGGATATTGTGCTCCAGAGTATGCAATGACAGGCCAATTGACTCTTAAATCAGATGTTTATAGCTTTGGGGTAGTACTTTTGGAAATCATTACTGGCAGAAAGGCAATTGACAATTCTAGAGCTACAGGAGAGCAGAACTTGGTTGCATGG GCGAGACCTTTGTTCAAGGACCGGAAAAAATTTTCACAAATGGCAGACCCATCGTTACAAGGTCAGTATCCCGCAAGAGGATTATACCAAGCTCTGGCTGTTGCGGCAATGTGTGTTCAGGAGCAGCCTAATATGCGGCCGGTTATAGCTGATGTTGTCACAGCTTTGACATACCTTGCTGCACAAAAGTATGATCCTGAAACACAGCCTCCCCAAAGCTCCCGTCTTGCCCCTTGTACTCCCCCTAGAACCAAGCGGGACAGCGAAAGGAAAGCTCAATGGTGGTAG